gaaaatatatatgttcATTAAatcaatagaaaattaaaattgctCGTACAAGAATTGAATTGACATGATATGAGTAGGCAATCTAGAACGTCTGATGTAGATGAACAATAAGTTTTCAAAGTGTTTTATCATTTTGAAAGTCGAGTAAGATTTTCTGGAGATTATCAAAACCCTTAACAAAAATTGTTTGAATTTATTTAAGACGTCGAATATTGTTGAAAGTATTCTTTTCTCTGTTATTAGGTGGATATTATGAGATTTTCCTTCTGTAATAGGACTATAATAAGGTTGTTCATGCCTTTGCGACAACCGAAGTTTGACTTCCTTACAAGATTTTTTTGGAGGATCTCTTCTCTTTTTAGTAGGTGTCCTCTTACCTTggttgtatttaattttttctggtgttttaatatattttctattaaaaaaaaggcataatttatttaaatgtgattattAAGTAAATACAATCTAAGATGGGGATCAATATATAGTCGATCATTCCACTCCCATAATATGTTACtgatatataaaagaaaaaattttagaaaaataaattatgaaattaaaaaaaatatgtatagtttttgataattaattGAGTTGAATATATTTTAGGTTATTGAAATCAAAATGGTTGGTTTTAGATTCAGAAATCTAGACAAAGCCAGGTACTTGACAGAACAACCGATTCCCTCCTTGTGTGgtttaattaatatttcttttccATTATAAAAATGCCATCCAAAATTCTTcctttttaatcaaaattttgagataGATTCTCtcttcttatttatttgtttgtttgttattttttgtttatctcctctctaatttcattaaaaaaataaattaaaatatacttaAATCACCCACACATTTAAATGAACATAATTAGAAATAAGAAAGCATACTTCAAATCTTAATCTCACCTAAAATGGGACTTGGTTAGATTAGATTCTTTCtagatttttcaatttaaaactaaaaaagaaaatccaattgattcttttcaatttagtttaagATTtgagagattttcaaaaatagaaaaataagggaaactaagcaaaatttaatcattttaaacttctatcaatttctatcactaatagatattGTTAGACtattatcaatttctatcaatgATGTATTTCTATTAGTTTTTATTACTGATAAATGCTAATAAAGTTTATCCGTGTCTatcaggattttttttttctatttttaaaatagtttgacattgttttttttctatatgtgaaaattttcctttaagATTTAAAGAATTTTAGAAATCCATCCTAATGAATCTTAAAAACTTTTTGGAGAAGAGGGATGATACTCTTTTTGACTCTAGGGTCATTTGATTTAAGGTTTTAATGTTTTGTAGTACGTTAtcaaaattttaggaaaacaaattagctttatattttatttataaaattaaacacctctataaaattttgatagatCAATTGATAAAtaagaaattcaatttaaagttttaagtaaaattaattatttaactatcaaataataataataataaaattattaaatacaaatatttgtaaaatgagtAATTTATGATCAAAGTTACTTGATTACataatttgatgaatttatataaatatgatatattaattaataaaacaatcaaaattagttttaaaaaataaatataatattttgtgaaaaataatgaattaaaattaataaatgataaactaattataattactaaaaaaaataatctcataaaatattaatcatattgataattaattaactacatatataatttattaatggtgctttattgtttattatataaccaattaattaatttatgaatctgGTGTagtttaattcaaatattataatttattttaataatataaaataaaagaacaaattcatatattaaaatatgagaGAGAGTGAACATCAATAAAACTCACACTTTTGGATGGCTATCATCAATGTATTCTCATGCCTATAGTTTCAAAACTTGTATCAAACACTGGAATCTATTAAATATTGCATCCTTTGGTCCACACGGATTCTCTCTCTCCCTCAAAAACTCTCAAATTAACAACAAAAAGGCTAATTTTGTACTATATGCATCTCAAattcaaataccaatttttctacaaaattaaaaaaaaaacactctaaATATTACAAGATTCACTTCCTTGCTTGATATTCCTACTCTTCACACTTCAAatgtgatgaaaaaaaaaaaaagagagagagacttgggattctttttcttcaaaatttcttttttttttttttctttttttcaaatggGTCCCTCAAAAAAGccaagaaggaaaaaaaaaaaaaaaaaaaaaacctcaaaatGGTTCTCACCCTCATTTTGGTAGCAAAAACATCTTGGCAAATGGGATTTTTTTAAGGGGCTATTTAGCAAATGTAAGAGAGAGGAGgggcaaaaaggaaaaaaaaaataaaatttaaagaaaaaaaatagtaacTGCCATAGCTGGAAAAAGCTGGAAAACCTACTCCTGAATGAAGCTCTTCACAATCTTTACGCTTGGTTCCACAACCTGTTCCTCCCATATTTCTGACCGTTTCTCGCCGCTTCCGCCGCTAGGACCGCCACAACCGCCGCCGTAGCGTCCACTCTCTTCAGGTCCCACCCGGCCTTTCTGAGCCGTCCGATCTTCCACAACTGCCTCTTCGTCAACTGCCACGTGTTCTCCTTTATTTTCCTTACTGCTTCTTCGTATGCGCTCGCCCGCAGCGGATCCCCCTCTCTGTAATCCCTCCCTTTCGGGTGATACCGCCGGAAAAACTCCTCGAATTCGGGCACTCCAATGGCTTTCCTCAGCCCGATTCGGGGCTCCGACTCGGCCATTTCCGGGTCGTAAAACTCCGCCAACTCCTCCACCATCCCACTCTCCAACATCTCATCCACCCGCTTCGACAAATACCGTTTCAGAACAGGAAACGACACGTCGACCCACAGAAAGCAGCACCGGTACCGAAACTCCGCCGAAATCCGATTCCGAGACCCACCAAAAACGTCCTGGGTAGCATCGAAATCGGCGGCAACGAGAGCGTGAATGAAGGAGTTGGAGCCGCCGACAACGAGGGGAAGGTTGCCTCGAGAGACAACGCCGGAGATGACGGAAGCGGCGTGGGAACGGAAAGCGGCAGGGGAAACCTCTCCGGCAAGAGGGTCGAAATCGCCAAGGAGATGGTGGGGAACGGCGCGGCGGTGGGAGAGGGGGAGCTTGTTAGTGGTGATGTCGAGGCCTCCGTAGAGCTGCATTTTGTCGGAATTGATGATCTCGGAAGGGAAACGGGCGGCGAGGTCGATGGAGAGGGAGGACTTGCCGGAGCCGGTGGCGccaaggaggaggaggagggaATCGGAGGGGGCAGAGGAGAGGATAAGAGGGCATCGGCGGCGGCGGGAAAGAGGAAAAGAGTGGGAGAAGGGAAGGGAAAGTGTCATAGAATAGGAGAGAGAAGGAAGTGAATGATGAGGTAATGTTTTTTGCTGTGAAGAGACATAAACGGAACGGAGGAATATCAGTGGTTTCTTCCTTACCTGACGGTTACCCACACACAGAGAAACCAGAAAACAGAGCCACGACGAAGGTGGGGCGGAGCAGAGCAGAGGACTcactttcttattttatatataatctcTCTCTTTACAAATTTATATCTCTAATACATCTCTCtaactttcaattttctttcataaaaattTCAACTTCCAACTTACAAATTTGTATCTATTATAAATTTTGGCTTACAAAGTAACTAAATAtcatgatataaatataatataaacaataaactatgttaagttatttaaaaatttatttattaatttaaatttattatttttatttttgatttttataatttttcaaaaatatccttcgaaattgaaattttgtcgATATTTCCATCGAATTTTTCGTAAAATCAAGACATTGATATTTATATGGATATCAACATTTTAAACATTGGGTAAAACATCAATGAAACATTaacaaataaacaacaaaaatgacactaatgtatatataatataaataatggaTTCGTTAAAGATCATAAAAAGTTTATCTAAAAATTTacgtttttttattatttattattttttaatttttctagaaatatcaatatttttgtaaaattagaaCCTTGATATTTCCAGTGACATGGATATTTTAAAGTTTGATAACAATTATCAATTGATCTTTTTGAAAACAAGCagaatgaattaaaaatttattggaTACAAAATGAAAAGTTTAAGAATTTATACTACAAGGTTTTCTACCTTTTACGACTGCGTCAATATAGCCCTCCAAATGCATCGGAAAAATCTATCCCGACACCACCACTGCGTCGAGACACATGTTGACAAAATTTCGTCGTTACACCTTTACCTGACGATAATTTCGTTCTATTAGGATATATCATACATTCTTGATGCAGGGATGCGTCAGTTAatctatttgtttttccaacACTTGTGGTTCGTCGATAAGAAGTCTTTTAGTCGGGACAATTTTACGCATTAGGAAGTGATCAGACCTGACGAATGTGAGTCGGGACTAATACCTTTTCCCCACATCCAACTTGGCATCGGGATTGCCTATATTTCTTGTGCCATTTTAAATCTATTTCGACACAACATGCGTtgggatatatatattttgctaGTTTTGCGTCGGGATAAtccttttattcttttaattacttaaaaattcttttaatcgggataatttatatatacaattttcttttttcatcaaATAATGATAGTATTAacacaaattaaatataataaaggtTAATATATTCAAACAAAACATGGTTACAAAATTGTCATCCGATACTTAGTAAACTAGTCTCGTAAGtgttatgtaatataattaaaaaaaactttcgaAGATgacaaaaagagaaagaatttAATAAATAGCTTTTCTTCTTGTCTAAATCATATTTTCAATTGAGCCTTCATTATATCTTTGCAACCAACtcgaaagaaaaagaactaaataaaatgaaaaactttcAACATAAACtagaaaatgagaagaaaaagaagatcaaGACCTTTTTAGtcttaaaaatcatttgaaaatgtgTGAATCAAAGTGACTACATGACCCTTGAAGTCAAAAACTAGTCTTAAAAAAGCTTACAAAGTCTAGTCTACCTATCCCTCCccaaaaatgcatttaacaaataataataataataataaggaaagaaataaataaagaaataaataaataaagaaagaaaggggTTGTTCAATACTTACCctaatagttataaaaaattataCTATCAACATTGAGATCAAAAGTTTCATAATCAATTTTCCAACTCACTaattgtaataataataaaaataaatattacttATTTTCCATCATTTGATAACTAACACGGACAACTTCTTCTTATTTCTTTACTTTGTTTTTTGGTTGATGACAATTTGTCAAAATGAAAAGataagtaatatatatatatatatatggaaaattaAACCTCTTACATCAAGATTAATAATACAAGTTTTATATCGGTTCAACTATATTCATGTTAAATAAAGATAGtgaattttacatttaaaaaattttataatacaaatttcttatttttctcaCTCGCAATTAgtattttatatttcttttataattggTGTTTTTGtaggtaacaaaaaaaaaaaaaaaaaatacaatataagatTAGTGAAGGAGCTTTAAGTAATTAAGGCTTTCTCACGGAGTATAGTGGTAGCATTAAGAGGTCCTTTTTTCTCCTATATTCCAAATGTATTCTCCTTGATCAGTTGCACATCTAGCAAGTAAAAGTGTCTATTTTAACCAGGGTCACGCAAGGACCTTTTCCAAATAAGACACCCAATGAAGAAATGAGCGGGAAGAATTTTCTCTCCATTAATTAAACGAAGCGGGGATAAAGACAAACATTATATTCCACAGTCTGTcctgattaattaattatcctcATCCCACTCCACCTATGAACATATATATCTCTACTGGTAACTTTATTTAGCAATTTCAATTGTATTTTTATATCTTGGTGTGCATAAAATCacgagttatatatatatagaatataaGTGAGTATTTTAGGGACATCTTCATCTATCCCCTTGAAGCATCCTAATTGTATAGCCAATGATGCTCTattaacattgaaatgt
This genomic window from Benincasa hispida cultivar B227 chromosome 4, ASM972705v1, whole genome shotgun sequence contains:
- the LOC120076582 gene encoding adenylate isopentenyltransferase 1, chloroplastic-like, producing the protein MTLSLPFSHSFPLSRRRRCPLILSSAPSDSLLLLLGATGSGKSSLSIDLAARFPSEIINSDKMQLYGGLDITTNKLPLSHRRAVPHHLLGDFDPLAGEVSPAAFRSHAASVISGVVSRGNLPLVVGGSNSFIHALVAADFDATQDVFGGSRNRISAEFRYRCCFLWVDVSFPVLKRYLSKRVDEMLESGMVEELAEFYDPEMAESEPRIGLRKAIGVPEFEEFFRRYHPKGRDYREGDPLRASAYEEAVRKIKENTWQLTKRQLWKIGRLRKAGWDLKRVDATAAVVAVLAAEAARNGQKYGRNRLWNQA